In Palaemon carinicauda isolate YSFRI2023 chromosome 38, ASM3689809v2, whole genome shotgun sequence, a single window of DNA contains:
- the LOC137630110 gene encoding large ribosomal subunit protein P2-like codes for MRHVAAYLLALMSGKEVTSASIKDILGSVGVEADEKQLDVLLKKFDGKNVEELISLGGSMLSSMPAGGMASASSGAPAAAAGGGAAPAAEEKKEEKKEEPEEESDDDMGFGLFD; via the exons ATGCGTCACGTGGCTGCTTACCTTCTTGCCCTTATGAGTGGCAAAGAAGTTACTTCAGCTTCCATCAAAGATATTTTGGGAAGTGTTGGTGTTGAAGCAGATGAGAAACAGTTGGATGTTCTATTGAAGAAGTTTGATGGCAAAAATGTTGAAGAACTAATTTCTCTCG GTGGGTCTATGTTGTCATCCATGCCTGCTGGAGGTATGGCTTCTGCTAGCTCAGGTGCCCCAGCTGCTGCTGCAGGTGGTGGAGCTGCTCCTGCtgcagaggaaaagaaagaagaaaagaaggaagagCCTGAAGAAGAATCCGATGATGACATGGGCTTCGGTCTTTTCGATTAA